From Vicinamibacterales bacterium:
CGCTTCTTTGTCCACGCGGCGGCTTTGGAAATGCACCCGCTTGATGTTGCTGACCGCGTTGAGGAGCTTGCTCAGACCGAGGGGATCGGCTACTGCAATATCACGAAGTGCTGCACCAAGGTCTGTCCTGAAGAGATTACGATCACTGATAATGCAATCATACCGCTCAAGGAACGCGTGGTTGACCGCCTTTACGACCCACTTTCGAAACTCTTGCGGATATTTCGATAATGGGATTGTGATTGATCACTAGACTAGTCCTCATCCCAGAACGCAGCTTCCTCTTCGTCCCATCGTTGCCGGCGAATTTTACGCTTCTGACGGTGACTCCAGATCGCCAGCAAAGCAAGTAGTGTCACGGCCGACCAAAGCGTGTAACCGCCGGTGAGAAATGGTAACCAGCGTTCAACGACAGACTGATTCATCATGAATTCCAGTTCTAGTGATGTCAGTGACCGTCCTGTCGCCACTTGAGTCGCTGCATCGAACGAGTGACCAGCGGCGACCGTCGACAGAATCTTAGCCGGTGCCGTGACCCCGTACTCGTGAATCAATCGACGCACGAGCGCACCCGAAATAGCATAAGCTCGCTCGGCGGCGACACGGCCTTGGCCGAATCGGTGATTGAGGGATTCGAACGACATCTGGTGATCAACGACTCGGGTCCAGGCAAATCGAGTGCGGTCGGTAAGGCTCCAAGGCCGCTCAACCGTAATCGCTAATCCCTCGTCGAACCACCGGGGCAAGGGACGGCCGCGGGCGGCCCGCCCGATCAGTACGTGAGCGATCTCATGGCGCAATACAGATTCCAGCGAGTTATTCGGATAAGAAGGTGTTCTGGTAGGAAAGAGGGCAATCAGATTATGTTCGGTGACAGCATAACCAGCGACCCAATTTGGTATGCCATTTCGCCGTGCCACCGATTCGGTGACTAGTTCCACCAAGATAGGCGCTGCTAGGCCACGCACATCGGAAAGCCAGGGAGTCTCAAGTAATGGATTGGGGTCGTAATTTCTGATCTGTCTGGCGATCCCGCTGAACTCCTCCGGCGCCCTCACCTCAAGCCGTAGGGTCTGCGCGCTAACCGGTGTTGTGAATAAACAGACTGTGACCCACCAGAGGACGAACGTAGCACTCTGCCAAAGCCGCATAATGGCCACCTTGTCGCTCGAGTAAAGATGGTCAGTGTCCGAGCACACTCGTGATTGCGTCACGGTCGGGTGTTTGGAGGGGAAGGGTGACACCGTTTGCTTCAATCGTTACACCTGCCGCTGCTGGTCGCACTTCAGCGATTACGACTGCTGGAATGTTCTGCAACTCCAGTGCTGCGATAATTCGATCCGTATCGTTCCCAGGTGCACCGATCAGTAATGCACCCGACGCAATGAGCCGCATTGGATCCACTTTGAACGGGCGGCAAATAGCAGCGGTTTCTGGAAAAATCGGAACCTGGTCAGATCGAAGATGAAGACCGGTCGACGAGGCCGCAGCCAACTCGCAGAGTCCACCAATTAAACCGCCTTCCGTGGGGTCGTGCATGGCATGCACAGAACCGACTTCAAGCGCGGTGCGAACAGCATCGACCACACTGATGCCGGGATCGAACAGAAACTGCTCAGCGCGGGCGAGCACATCGTCGGTTACCTGCCCACGAAGAACGTCACGCTTCTCGCGTGCCAGGAGGGCAGTGCCTTCGATGGCGACCCCTTGCGTGAGAATAATCTGATCGCCGACTTCTAGTCCGGTCTTTGCTACGAGTCGGTCACGCGTGACTTCACCCAGCATCTGGCCAATTACGATCGGCCGATCGAGGCCAGTGGTAATCTCAGTGTGTCCACCGCAGACGGTTATTCCGAGGGATTGAGCAGTGTCGTGCACGTCCCTCATGATTCCGTCGATAAGTGTCTCGGTGGTGTTGTGTTCGGGCAAGAGCAGCACGACAGAAAGCCACCGCGGAGTGGCACCCATAACCGCGATATCGTTGGCGTTAACATGGACGGTATACCAGCCAATGCGATCCGTAGCAAAGGTGACCGGGTCGGTCGTGACAACGAGGCAACGGTCAGCAAATGTAATTACTGACGCGTCTTCACCCACCTTCGGTCCGATGATTACACGGGGATCCTCCCGGCGTAGCCCCGCAAGTAGAGTTCGGAGCTTGTCGGCGGGAAGTTTCCCAGGTTGAACGCGCGGAAATTGATTATCTGAGGGCACGGGGGCGCCGAGGGTAGCACGCGGTAGAAGACCGGTCAATTCTCAGCTGGTGTGACCACCAGGGTCCTATTCAGGCGTTCTTTGTATAATGAAACGTTGGTCTGCGCATGGAAGAGTAGAGCATGGTTAAACGCACTGTGACATCGCGGTTGCCGACGCGGTATGGAGAGTTCTTACTGCATGCTTACCTCGAGGAGCGTGAGGGCGAGGCAGCACGTGTACACCTCGCGTTGGTGCGCGGGTCGACCGACTCGGAATCAAAACCGCTGCTCCGCATACACTCGGAATGTCTAACCGGCGACCTGCTCGCTTCGATACGGTGTGATTGTGGCGAGCAACTCGATCAGGCGCTAGCGGCCATCGGAGAGGCTCCTGCGGGCATCCTAATCTACCTACGGCAAGAAGGCCGTGGAATCGGACTTCTGAACAAACTGCGCGCCTATAACCTGCAGGATGATGGACTCGATACGGTCGAAGCTAATATCCATCTTGGCTTCGAACCTGATGAACGAGATTATTCAGTCGCTGTAGACATACTCGAGGACCTCGGTGTAATGGCTATTCGGTTGCTCACGAACAATCCGAATAAGGTTGCAGCTTTCGAGCGTTCGCGTGTGCGGGTTATTGAGCGGGTGCCGCTGGTGGTGAGCGAAACAGCGGAGAATGCAAACTATCTTGAAACAAAGCGGCGGCGACTCGGCCACATGCGTCGCGGGTGACCACTTGCGTAGAATCGTGACACATCCGGTAGTTAAGGCGTGCCGCTGGAAATGGTAATCGGGCAGGTGCAATATGGAAGCTGCCTGGCTTAACCCACGCGAGCGATGTATTCCGACCGACCCCGTTATTTCCTCTAAGGAACTCGGTTTGGTCGAGGCTTTCTATGGCGCTCGTCCCGAACTCAAACCGACACCCTTGCATCGGCTCAGAGGCATCGCTGAAGAGCTCAGCCTCGGCGAGGTTCTCATAAAAGACGAATCCAGTCGTTTTGGACTGAACGCGTTCAAGATTCTTGGTGTGTTGTACGCGTTCCACCGAATCATGGAGAGTCGCGTCTCTAACGAGGCACCGATTGTGGTCTGTGCCTCAGCTGGAAACCATGGAAGGGCTGTCGCTTGGGCGGCGCGCGAGTTCGGCTTCACGGCAAGGGTGTATTTACCGGTTGGCACGGCTCCTGCGCGAGTTGACGCCATCGCGAATGAAGGCGCCGACGTCGTGGTTACGGATGTCGGCTACGAAGGTTCAATTCGGCGCGTGGTGCGTGATGCGAGGCGTGAGGGCTGGCTGATAATTTCCGACACCTCGTGGCCGGGTTATGACGAGGTGCCTCGATGGATTATGGCGGGATACACATGGATGATGGCGGAGGTCCAGGCACAATGGTCTTCCGTGCCTGATGTGGTGATCGTACAGGGTGGCGTTGGCGGTCTAGTTTGTGCTGGGGCAAGCTGGTTCGCACAGCACCACGGCACGAGCCGACCGTTCTTTATTGCTGCCGAGCCGACGGTAGCGCCATGTTTACTTGAATCAGCACGGATTGGCCGTCCGACAGTTGTACCAGAACACGACACAATGATGGCCTGCCTCAAGTGTGCCGAGATTTCACCGATCATCTGGCCGGTACTCGCCGACGCGGTCGATGCTGTTGTAACGATTGACGATGAAAGGGCTGCGTGGGCGATGCGGCGCCTTGCACATCCTTTAGCGGGTGACCCCGAAATTGTGGCGGGTGCTTCCGGTGCATGTGGACTCGGGGCCCTCCAGGCAATCATGAGTCATGATGTGTTCCAGTCCGTCCGCGACAGCGCCAACCTTGGTCCTCAGTCGAGTGTCCTTGTCGTCAATACCGAGGGGGCCACCGACCCCACGCTCTACCGTTCAATTGTTGGCGATTAAGTGTCGCTGATAACCCCTGCCATCCTTTTAGTGAGCTCACTTGCTCGTGGTGCGAATCCCGGGGATGATACAGCCCCGTGATCAACTGACGCGGGTGAGCGCTGCGAAGACGACATGACGATTCCGGCCACCCTGCGACGCACTCTCGGCAAATGGGACCTAGTGGCGATTGGTGTCAACCAGGTGATCGGCAGCGGCATCTTCCTGCTTCCGTCTCGCGTCACCGCGGAGCTCAATGCCTGGAGTGTTTTGGCCTTTATCTTAGCTGGCATAGCATCATTGCTCATCGCTCTCTGCTTTGCTGAGGTGGCTAGTCGTTTTGAGATCACGGGCGGACCCTACGTCTACACTCGCGCGGCGTTTGGCCGCCTCGTCGGGTTCGAAGTGGGTTGGATGCAGTGGGTGACACGGATCACAAGTTGGGCGGGCGTTGCCAATGGTATTCCACTAGCGCTGGGATTCTACATTCCGGCGATGACCAGTGGTGTACCGCACGCGCTCTTTATCGTTGGGCTCTTCAGTCTGCTCGCGTATATCAATTTATTGGGGGTGCGACAGAGCGCGTGGGCCATCAATTTTTTTACTATCAGCAAGCTGCTGCCGTTGGGAGTGTTCATCTTGGTTGGCCTGTTCTTCTTGAAGGCCGAGCCGTTCATGACTTACGCCCCAGTGTCGTGGCCTCAGGCTTCGGCTGCCGGCTTACTACTGATCTTCGCGTTTGGCGGTTTTGACGTCGTGACTGTCCCGGCGGGTGAAGCATCGAATCCACGCGGGCAGGTACCATTTGCCATGGTTACGACGATCATCACAGTTACTTTGGTTATGTTGTTGGCGCAAGTAGTAGCGATGGGGACCTTACCTGGGCTGAGCACATCCGCGACCCCTCTAGCTGACGCGGCTTTCGTCTTCTTAGGCGCTGGTGGTGCATTGATGATCGGACTTGGGTCAGTTGTATCGATGACAGGCAATAACGCCGGCCAGGTGCTCACCTCGTCTCGGATGCTGTTCGCCTTAGCCGAACACGGCGAGCTACCACCGCAGGTTGCGTATGTACACCCTCGCTATCGCACACCGTCAGTCTCGATTCTGGTCTCCACGGGGATTGCTATGACGCTGGCACTATCGGGCTCGTTCGTGGCGCTGGCAACGGCCAGTGCGGTAGCTAGGCTCATTACCTATACGGGGGTGGCGGCCGCCACCCTGCGTCTACGACGCCAGGAATTTCAGGGGAGTGTTCGTTCGCCGACTTTCCGCACACCGGTAGGCCCACTTGTCCCCGTCCTTGCCATTGTGGTGTCACTTGTAATTCTCGTTGGCGCATCGCGCGAACAGTTGATGGGTGGTGCTTTAGCGTTGGCCGTAGGGATGATTGTGTTCTTGTGGAACGACCGTATTAACGGCGGGCCGGGCGCACAGCAGACGGTATCTCACGAATCAGCGGTAACGTGGAATCGTGGCTCGGAGTAATCTCGTAAGTGGGAAGAGTTGTGTTGGAGGTAACTAGATGATTTTCGTACTACGCTGTGTGTCCGTTGTGTGTTTAGTGGTCGTGGCTATGCCTTCGCCAGCCAGTGCCCAGGAAGCGATTTTTGTCGTCCGGCATGCCGAGCGTGTTGATGGATCGCCCGATGCGGCGCTGTCGGTGGAAGGTGAAGCGCGGGCGGAGATATTAGCTCGGCATCTGAGGGATGTTGGAATCGACGCTATCTACTCGACGACCTACCAGCGCACCCTTGGCACCGCTGCGCCGCTGGCTGAGGTGCTCGGCCTTGAGATACAGACCGGGCCGACCCATGACATAAGCACGATGATGAATTCAGACCCAGCCGTGAGCCGATACGTTGAAAGTCTTGCTGCGCAACTGGATGTCCAGCATGGCGCAGACCATGTTCTCGTGGTTGGACATTCGAACACGGTGCCGGCCTTACTCACTGCACTTGGTCATCCGGAAGCGGTTCCGATCGGCAGCGACGAATACGACAATTTATTCATCGTAGTACCCCGGGAGCAAGGCTCCCCAACCGTAATTCGCATCCGTTTCTGAACTCAGTCGGCGAGGAGGCTTACCCACCCACCCTACAGTCACTCAGTGTGCCTGGCGCTCGTTAGGGTCAGCACCAGTTTTCTACACAAAGCTAATGAACTCTTCG
This genomic window contains:
- a CDS encoding phosphoglycerate mutase family protein, yielding MIFVLRCVSVVCLVVVAMPSPASAQEAIFVVRHAERVDGSPDAALSVEGEARAEILARHLRDVGIDAIYSTTYQRTLGTAAPLAEVLGLEIQTGPTHDISTMMNSDPAVSRYVESLAAQLDVQHGADHVLVVGHSNTVPALLTALGHPEAVPIGSDEYDNLFIVVPREQGSPTVIRIRF
- a CDS encoding diaminopropionate ammonia-lyase — protein: MEAAWLNPRERCIPTDPVISSKELGLVEAFYGARPELKPTPLHRLRGIAEELSLGEVLIKDESSRFGLNAFKILGVLYAFHRIMESRVSNEAPIVVCASAGNHGRAVAWAAREFGFTARVYLPVGTAPARVDAIANEGADVVVTDVGYEGSIRRVVRDARREGWLIISDTSWPGYDEVPRWIMAGYTWMMAEVQAQWSSVPDVVIVQGGVGGLVCAGASWFAQHHGTSRPFFIAAEPTVAPCLLESARIGRPTVVPEHDTMMACLKCAEISPIIWPVLADAVDAVVTIDDERAAWAMRRLAHPLAGDPEIVAGASGACGLGALQAIMSHDVFQSVRDSANLGPQSSVLVVNTEGATDPTLYRSIVGD
- the ribA gene encoding GTP cyclohydrolase II; this translates as MVKRTVTSRLPTRYGEFLLHAYLEEREGEAARVHLALVRGSTDSESKPLLRIHSECLTGDLLASIRCDCGEQLDQALAAIGEAPAGILIYLRQEGRGIGLLNKLRAYNLQDDGLDTVEANIHLGFEPDERDYSVAVDILEDLGVMAIRLLTNNPNKVAAFERSRVRVIERVPLVVSETAENANYLETKRRRLGHMRRG
- a CDS encoding APC family permease; its protein translation is MTIPATLRRTLGKWDLVAIGVNQVIGSGIFLLPSRVTAELNAWSVLAFILAGIASLLIALCFAEVASRFEITGGPYVYTRAAFGRLVGFEVGWMQWVTRITSWAGVANGIPLALGFYIPAMTSGVPHALFIVGLFSLLAYINLLGVRQSAWAINFFTISKLLPLGVFILVGLFFLKAEPFMTYAPVSWPQASAAGLLLIFAFGGFDVVTVPAGEASNPRGQVPFAMVTTIITVTLVMLLAQVVAMGTLPGLSTSATPLADAAFVFLGAGGALMIGLGSVVSMTGNNAGQVLTSSRMLFALAEHGELPPQVAYVHPRYRTPSVSILVSTGIAMTLALSGSFVALATASAVARLITYTGVAAATLRLRRQEFQGSVRSPTFRTPVGPLVPVLAIVVSLVILVGASREQLMGGALALAVGMIVFLWNDRINGGPGAQQTVSHESAVTWNRGSE
- a CDS encoding AIR synthase family protein, with amino-acid sequence MPSDNQFPRVQPGKLPADKLRTLLAGLRREDPRVIIGPKVGEDASVITFADRCLVVTTDPVTFATDRIGWYTVHVNANDIAVMGATPRWLSVVLLLPEHNTTETLIDGIMRDVHDTAQSLGITVCGGHTEITTGLDRPIVIGQMLGEVTRDRLVAKTGLEVGDQIILTQGVAIEGTALLAREKRDVLRGQVTDDVLARAEQFLFDPGISVVDAVRTALEVGSVHAMHDPTEGGLIGGLCELAAASSTGLHLRSDQVPIFPETAAICRPFKVDPMRLIASGALLIGAPGNDTDRIIAALELQNIPAVVIAEVRPAAAGVTIEANGVTLPLQTPDRDAITSVLGH
- a CDS encoding peptidase MA family metallohydrolase — translated: MRLWQSATFVLWWVTVCLFTTPVSAQTLRLEVRAPEEFSGIARQIRNYDPNPLLETPWLSDVRGLAAPILVELVTESVARRNGIPNWVAGYAVTEHNLIALFPTRTPSYPNNSLESVLRHEIAHVLIGRAARGRPLPRWFDEGLAITVERPWSLTDRTRFAWTRVVDHQMSFESLNHRFGQGRVAAERAYAISGALVRRLIHEYGVTAPAKILSTVAAGHSFDAATQVATGRSLTSLELEFMMNQSVVERWLPFLTGGYTLWSAVTLLALLAIWSHRQKRKIRRQRWDEEEAAFWDED